From a region of the Salvelinus fontinalis isolate EN_2023a chromosome 13, ASM2944872v1, whole genome shotgun sequence genome:
- the LOC129867770 gene encoding heart- and neural crest derivatives-expressed protein 1-like gives MNLIGSYQHHHLMHETFPFVQRCHQDNPYFQSWVVNHGEVPPDFQIQSPYSTEFGAQGPSHDSQLDAPSARTGKRRASGPKKERRRTESINTAFAELRECIPNVPADTKLSKIKTLRLATSYIAYLMDVLAKDTGETEGFNAEIKKYDNRDLKRKRETNEDLQESLGNEKKFKGRTGWPQQVWALELNQ, from the exons ATGAACCTTATTGGGAGCTACCAGCATCATCATCTGATGCACGAGACCTTTCCATTCGTCCAGAGGTGTCATCAAGATAACCCGTACTTCCAAAGCTGGGTGGTGAACCACGGCGAAGTCCCTCCTGATTTCCAGATCCAGTCGCCGTACTCCACGGAGTTTGGGGCTCAGGGTCCGTCTCACGACAGCCAGCTGGACGCTCCCTCAGCGCGCACTGGGAAGAGGAGAGCCTCGGGGCCGAAGAAGGAGCGGAGGAGGACCGAGAGCATCAACACTGCGTTCGCCGAACTGAGAGAATGTATACCAAACGTACCGGCAGACACGAAACTGTCCAAAATTAAAACGTTACGACTAGCAACAAGTTACATTGCCTACCTAATGGACGTGTTGGCTAAAGACACTGGAGAGACCGAGGGATTCAATGCCGAAATCAAGAAATATGATAACAGAGATTTGAAACGGAAACGGGAAACG AACGAGGACCTGCAAGAGTCATTAGGAAACGAGAAAAAGTTCAAAGGGCGGACAGGTTGGCCTCAGCAAGTCTGGGCTTTGGAATTGAACCAGTGA